In Nicotiana tabacum cultivar K326 chromosome 11, ASM71507v2, whole genome shotgun sequence, a single window of DNA contains:
- the LOC107812575 gene encoding ubiquitin C-terminal hydrolase 12 codes for MTLMTPPPVDPEEDEMLVPNSDFPVEGPQPMEVATADTASTVDGPPVDDPPSARFTWTIENFSRLNTKKLYSDVFHVGGYKWRILIFPKGNNVDHLSMYLDVADSLALPYGWSRHAQFSLAVLNRVHNKFTVRKDTQHQFNARESDWGFTSFMPLSELYDPIRGYLVDDTVIVEADVAVRRVIDYWSHDSKKETGCVGLKNQGATCYMNSLLQTLYHIPYFRKAVYHMPTTENDNPSGSIPLALQSLFYKLQYSDTSVATKELTKSFGWDTYDSFMQHDVQELNRVLCEKLEDKMKGTVVEGTIQQLFEGHHMNYIECINVDYKSTRKESFYDLQLDVKGCRDVYASFDKYVEVERLEGDNKYHAEKYGLQDARKGVLFIDFPPVLQLQLKRFEYDFVRDTMVKINDRYEFPLELDLDRENGKYLSPDADRSVRNLYTLHSVLVHSGGVHGGHYYAYIRPTLSDQWFKFDDERVTKEDSKRALEEQYGGEEELPHANPGFNNSPFKFTKYSNAYMLVYIRESDKEKIICNVDEKDIAEHLRVRLKKEQDEKEQKRKEKAEAHLYTIIKVARDEDLGEQIGKEIYFDLVDHDKVRSFRIQKQMAFTQFKEEVAKELGIPVQFQRYWLWAKRQNHTYRPNRPLTPQEEAQSVGQLREVSNKANNAELKLFLEVEFGLDLRPCPPPEKTKEDILLFFKLYDPLKEEMRYVGRLFVKGSGKPLEILPKLNELAGFSPDEEIELFEEIKFDPNVMCEPIDWKLTFRGSQLEDGDIICFQKPLRSQTSEQYRFPDVPSFLEYVHNRQVVRFRSLEKPKEDDFSLELSKRNNYDEVVERLARHLGLDDPSKIRLTSHNCYSQQPKPQPIKYQGVDRLTEMLVHYNQTSDILYYEVLDIPLPELQCLKTLKVAFYNSAKDEVTIHTIRLPKQSTVDDVLNHLKTKVELSHPDAELRLLEVFYHKIYKIFPPTERIENINDQYWTLRAEEIPEEEKNLGPHDRLIHVYHFMKDTTQNQAHVQNFGEPFFLVIHEGETLTEVKARIQKKLQVPDEEFSKWKFAFLSMGRPDYLQDSDVVSNRFQRRDVYGAWEQYLGLEHADNAPKRSYASNQNRHTFEKPVRIYN; via the exons ATGACTCTCATGACTCCTCCTCCAGTAGAC CCAGAAGAGGACGAGATGCTCGTTCCTAATTCAGATTTTCCTGTTGAAGGTCCTCAGCCAATGGAag TTGCGACTGCGGATACAGCTAGTACGGTGGATGGACCGCCAGTGGATGATCCGCCATCTGCTCGGTTCACATGGACAATAGAAAACTTTTCAAGGTTGAATACAAAGAAGCTATACTCGGATGTTTTCCATGTGGGAGGATATAAATG GAGGATATTGATATTTCCTAAAGGGAACAATGTGGACCATTTGTCAATGTATTTAGATGTTGCGGATTCACTGGCATTGCCTTACGGGTGGAGTAGACATGCTCAGTTTAGCTTAGCTGTTCTCAACCGAGTCCATAACAAGTTTACAGTGAGGAAAG ATACTCAACACCAGTTTAATGCAAGAGAGAGTGACTGGGGTTTCACGTCCTTCATGCCTCTTAGTGAATTATATGATCCTATCAGAGGTTATCTTGTGGATGATACAGTAATAGTTGAAGCTGATGTTGCTGTGCGTAGGGTCATTGATTACTGGTCTCATGACTCGAAGAAGGAAACTGGTTGTGTTGGCCTTAAGAATCAGGGAGCTACTTGTTATATGAACTCTCTCCTCCAAACATTGTACCATATTCCTTACTTTAGAAAG GCTGTGTATCATATGCCAACAACTGAGAATGACAATCCATCCGGGAGCATCCCTTTGGCTCTACAGAGTTTGTTTTATAAGCTACAATACAGTGACACTAGTGTAGCAACAAAAGAGTTGACAAAGTCCTTTGGATGGGATACATATGATTCTTTCATGCAGCATGATGTACAAGAACTCAACAGGGTTCTTTGTGAAAAACTTGAAGATAAGATGAAG GGAACCGTTGTAGAGGGcacaatacaacaattattcGAGGGGCATCATATGAATTATATTGAATGTATCAATGTGGACtataaatcaacaagaaaagaatctTTTTATG ATTTGCAGCTTGATGTCAAAGGGTGTCGTGATGTCTATGCTTCTTTTGACAAGTATGTTGAAGTAGAACGCCTTGAGGGTGATAATAAGTACCATGCAGAAAAATATGGTTTACAG GATGCTCGAAAAGGTGTACTTTTCATTGATTTCCCTCCTGTTCTTCAGCTTCAATTAAAACGATTTGAATATGATTTTGTGCGGGATACTATGGTCAAG ATAAACGACAGATATGAGTTTCCTTTAGAACTCGATCTTGATAGAGAGAATGGCAAATACTTATCTCCTGATGCAGATCGAAGTGTTCGCAATCTCTATACGCTTCACAG tGTTCTGGTTCACAGTGGTGGGGTCCATGGGGGACACTATTATGCTTATATCAGGCCAACACTCTCTGATCAATG GTTTAAATTTGATGATGAGCGTGtgacaaaagaagattcgaagagggCTTTGGAAGAACAATATGGTGGTGAGGAAGAG TTACCTCATGCAAACCCTGGGTTCAACAATTCACCATTCAAATTTACAAAATATTCAAATGCATATATGCTTGTTTATATACGTGAAAgtgacaaagaaaagattatcTGCAATGTGGACGAAAAGGACATAGCGGAGCATCTCAGG GTAAGGCTGAAGAAAGAGCAAGATGAAAAGGagcaaaagagaaaggaaaaagcaGAGGCTCACCTTTATACAATAATCAAG GTTGCTCGTGATGAAGACCTTGGCGAACAAATTGGAAAAGAGATTTATTTTGATCTTGTGGATCATGACAAAGTCCGTAGTTTCCGTATCCAGAAACAGATGGCATTTACACAATTCAAG GAGGAAGTTGCTAAGGAATTGGGTATACCGGTGCAATTTCAGCGTTATTGGCTATGGGCAAAACGACAAAACCACACTTATCGGCCTAATCGGCCATTGACACCTCAAGAGGAAGCTCAATCA GTTGGACAACTGAGGGAGGTCTCTAATAAAGCAAATAACGCTGAGCTAAAACTGTTTTTGGAAGTTGAATTTGGCCTG GATTTGCGACCTTGTCCTCCACCTGAGAAAACCAAAGAAGatattcttctatttttcaaacTGTATGACCCTCTGAAAGAGGAGATGAG GTATGTTGGGCGGCTCTTTGTAAAAGGTAGTGGCAAGCCATTGGAGATATTGCCCAAGCTAAATGAGCTGGCTGGCTTTTCGCCTGACGAAGAGATTGAactctttgag GAAATAAAATTTGATCCCAACGTGATGTGTGAACCCATTGATTGGAAGCTAACATTTCGTGGCAGTCAG CTTGAAGATGGGGACATTATCTGTTTTCAGAAACCCCTTCGAAGTCAAACTAGTGAACAATATCGATTTCCTGACGTTCCTTCATTTTTAGAGTACGTGCACAATCGCCAG GTTGTTCGCTTCCGCTCATTGGAAAAACCCAAGGAGGATGATTTCAGTCTTGAGTT GTCGAAGCGGAACAACTATGATGAAGTAGTTGAAAGATTGGCTCGCCATCTTGGCTTGGATGATCCATCAAAAATAAGGCTTACATCACATAACTGCTACTCACAGCAACCAAAACCTCAGCCAATAAAGTATCAAGGAGTGGACCGTCTTACAGAAATGCTTGTTCATTATAATCAG ACTTCAGACATTTTGTATTATGAAGTCCTCGATATTCCGTTACCAGAGCTGCAGTGCTTAAAAACTCTCAAAGTCGCCTTCTATAATTCTGCAAAAGATGAA GTGACAATCCATACTATTAGATTGCCGAAACAAAGTACTGTAGATGATGTCCTTAATCATCTCAAGACAAAG GTTGAGTTGTCACATCCAGATGCTGAACTAAGATTGCTGGAAGTTTTCTACCACAAAATATATAAG ATTTTTCCACCTACTGAAAGGATTGAGAACATAAATGATCAATACTGGACCTTGCGTGCAGAGGAG ATCCCCGAAGAGGAGAAAAACCTGGGTCCTCATGATCGCTTGATTCATGTTTACCATTTTATGAAGGACACGACTCAAAATCAAGCA CACGTACAAAACTTTGGGGAGCCCTTTTTCCTGGTTATTCATGAGGGTGAGACACTGACTGAAGTTAAAGCCCGCATTCAGAAAAAATTGCAGGTTCCAGATGAGGAGTTTTCTAAG TGGAAGTTTGCGTTTTTGTCCATGGGCCGTCCTGACTATCTCCAGGATTCAGATGTTGTGTCCAATCGCTTTCAG AGGAGAGATGTTTATGGTGCTTGGGAGCAGTATCTTGGATTAGAGCATGCTGACAATGCTCCTAAAAGGTCATATGCTAGCAACCAG AACCGACATACTTTTGAGAAGCCTGTTCGGATCTACAACTAA